The Amycolatopsis viridis genome window below encodes:
- a CDS encoding sensor histidine kinase, which translates to MNTTTGIVRRGKIDMGWPVPVLGALCAVLFAMPVAPAPETVSALSVLLAAMGTALYRHRPPLVVMATSLAASAISILVTVACGGRAEESAAAWLLLETVFLSCLLVQSVRRLRTALVLPAAGVLVGAVALAPLRLGAVARASPAAASVLAWCFGCGLLAACAVATGLYLRSLDEAREESARAARREQSLQLARELHDWLGHEVTGLVLEAQAARLADRPAGEVEHSLQRIEEAGVRVLDCVDKALCRLRTGGEVVGTTGGERSTGIADLPALVRRFEGLGSIGVVLNLDDQARDVSPDVAGTVYRVVLEALTNVRRHAPAAREVSVEVRRNAGHLIVRVVNDGVRRQGLLKRGRAGGSGLTALMQRVAALGGTSWAGPVGSAGWAIHVVVPAAA; encoded by the coding sequence ATGAACACGACCACGGGCATCGTCCGGCGCGGCAAGATCGACATGGGCTGGCCGGTTCCGGTTCTCGGCGCGCTGTGTGCCGTTCTGTTTGCGATGCCGGTGGCCCCGGCGCCCGAGACCGTGTCCGCGCTGTCCGTTCTCCTTGCGGCTATGGGAACGGCGCTGTACCGCCATCGGCCACCCCTGGTCGTCATGGCCACCTCCCTTGCGGCTTCCGCCATCTCGATCCTGGTTACCGTCGCGTGCGGCGGGCGCGCCGAAGAGAGCGCGGCCGCGTGGCTGTTGCTGGAGACCGTGTTCCTGTCGTGCCTCCTCGTCCAATCGGTACGGCGGCTTCGGACTGCACTCGTGCTGCCCGCTGCCGGAGTGCTGGTGGGCGCGGTGGCGTTGGCGCCGCTGAGACTTGGGGCAGTGGCTCGTGCGTCTCCGGCGGCGGCTTCCGTTCTCGCGTGGTGTTTTGGCTGCGGTCTGCTGGCCGCGTGTGCCGTCGCGACCGGTCTTTATCTGCGATCACTCGACGAAGCGCGTGAGGAGTCGGCCCGGGCGGCAAGACGGGAGCAAAGCTTGCAACTCGCCCGGGAGTTGCACGACTGGCTCGGCCATGAGGTGACGGGCTTGGTGCTGGAAGCGCAGGCCGCGCGGCTCGCGGATCGGCCGGCCGGAGAGGTGGAGCATTCCTTGCAGCGGATCGAAGAGGCCGGAGTGCGCGTTCTCGACTGCGTTGACAAGGCGCTGTGCCGGCTGCGTACCGGAGGGGAGGTGGTCGGGACGACGGGTGGTGAGCGATCCACGGGCATCGCGGACCTTCCGGCTCTGGTAAGGCGATTCGAGGGCCTCGGGTCGATCGGCGTCGTGCTGAACCTGGACGACCAGGCGCGGGACGTCAGCCCCGATGTGGCGGGCACCGTCTATCGCGTCGTGCTGGAAGCGTTGACCAATGTCCGGCGTCACGCCCCCGCAGCGCGAGAGGTGTCGGTGGAGGTCCGTCGAAACGCAGGTCACCTGATCGTCCGGGTGGTGAACGATGGCGTGCGGCGGCAGGGGTTGCTCAAGCGCGGGCGTGCTGGTGGCAGTGGATTGACCGCCCTGATGCAACGGGTCGCTGCCCTAGGTGGGACGTCCTGGGCTGGGCCGGTGGGATCGGCCGGGTGGGCGATCCACGTGGTCGTTCCGGCCGCCGCATGA
- a CDS encoding molybdopterin-dependent oxidoreductase, which yields MRLRPSTSHWGAFSAALDEDGNLEVVPHPADPAPSPLLGNLPSALTDPTRVAAPAIRRGWLERGPGPDPRRGDDEFVEVGWDQALDLLAAELLRVRTEHGNEAIYGGSYGWSSAGRFHHAQSQLHRFLNAFGGFTSSRNTYSTGTSAVVLPHIVGNAGDVLRNGSSWPTIVANTELLVAFGGVPEKNVFVTPGGVTRHHTPGFLAQLAERNVEVALVSPLRADLPGQLDARWYPIRPATDTALMLALAHTLVTEGLHDQHFLDRYCTGYAQFERYLLGSDDGVPKDAAWAGDLTGIPPAHIVDLARRMAGRRTFITVTWSLQRIEHGEQPVWAAIALAAMLGQIGLPGGGFGHGYGSMGDTGDIGPDFRVPHLPQGTNPVKQFIPVARIADMLLNPGMRYQYDGAERTYPDIRLVYWAGGNPFHHHQDLNRLRRAFTRPDTVVVHDPFWTASARHADIVLPSTTALEREDFGAGRRDTHLAAMHRIAEPRRRARDDYTILAGLAARLGIEDAFTEGRTAREWLHHLYGTWRNNLADKGIEVPSFPDFWEAGGFQLPNDESDRTLWADFRADPVTHRLATPSGKIEITSARVASFGYDDCPGHPVWLEPVEWLGGERASRFPLVLIANQPHTRLHSQLDVGAVSQAAKVAGREAVRLHPGDAARRDIGEGDLVRVFNDRGACLAGAVLTTDLRPGVVQLPTGAWFDPRGSLCVHGNPNVLTADLPSSRLSQGCTGQHVLVEIERFTGEPPGISVKRPPVISRAREM from the coding sequence ATGCGCCTGCGTCCGAGCACCTCGCACTGGGGAGCCTTCTCCGCGGCCCTGGATGAGGACGGGAATCTCGAGGTCGTCCCGCACCCCGCCGACCCCGCACCCTCACCGTTGCTCGGCAACCTCCCCAGCGCCCTGACCGATCCCACCCGGGTCGCGGCGCCCGCTATCAGGCGCGGCTGGCTGGAGCGTGGCCCTGGGCCCGACCCCAGGCGCGGGGACGACGAGTTCGTCGAGGTCGGCTGGGACCAGGCCCTCGACCTCCTCGCGGCCGAGCTCCTGCGGGTGCGAACCGAACACGGCAACGAGGCGATCTACGGCGGTTCCTACGGCTGGTCGAGCGCAGGGCGGTTCCACCACGCCCAGAGCCAGCTCCACCGCTTCCTCAACGCCTTCGGTGGTTTTACCTCCTCTCGCAACACCTACAGCACGGGCACCAGCGCGGTGGTGCTCCCGCACATCGTCGGCAACGCCGGCGACGTCCTGCGCAACGGCTCCAGCTGGCCGACGATCGTGGCGAACACAGAGCTCCTCGTGGCCTTCGGCGGCGTCCCCGAGAAGAACGTGTTCGTCACCCCCGGTGGGGTCACCCGGCACCACACCCCGGGTTTCCTCGCCCAGCTGGCCGAGCGGAACGTCGAGGTCGCCCTCGTCAGTCCGCTCCGCGCGGACCTCCCCGGGCAGCTTGATGCACGGTGGTACCCCATCCGCCCCGCGACCGACACCGCACTCATGCTCGCGCTCGCCCACACACTCGTCACGGAAGGGCTGCACGACCAGCACTTCCTAGACCGCTACTGCACAGGCTATGCACAGTTCGAGCGTTACCTCCTCGGATCCGACGACGGCGTGCCGAAGGATGCCGCCTGGGCCGGCGACCTGACCGGCATCCCTCCGGCGCACATCGTCGACCTCGCCCGCCGCATGGCGGGACGTCGCACCTTCATCACCGTCACCTGGAGCTTGCAACGCATCGAGCACGGCGAGCAGCCGGTGTGGGCAGCCATTGCCCTGGCCGCCATGCTCGGCCAGATCGGTTTGCCCGGTGGTGGCTTCGGGCACGGCTACGGCTCCATGGGTGACACCGGCGACATCGGCCCCGACTTCCGGGTGCCCCACCTGCCGCAGGGAACCAACCCCGTCAAGCAGTTCATTCCCGTCGCGAGGATCGCGGACATGCTCCTGAACCCGGGCATGCGCTACCAGTACGACGGCGCGGAACGCACGTACCCGGACATCCGTCTCGTCTACTGGGCCGGCGGCAATCCCTTCCACCACCACCAGGACCTCAACCGGCTGCGGAGGGCTTTCACCCGGCCGGACACCGTCGTCGTCCATGATCCCTTTTGGACTGCTTCCGCGCGTCACGCCGACATCGTCCTGCCCAGCACCACGGCGTTGGAACGGGAAGACTTCGGCGCCGGACGCCGCGACACCCACCTCGCAGCGATGCACCGGATCGCCGAACCGAGGAGGCGAGCCCGCGACGACTACACGATCCTGGCCGGCCTAGCCGCCCGCCTGGGCATCGAGGATGCGTTCACCGAAGGTCGGACGGCACGCGAGTGGCTTCACCACCTCTACGGGACGTGGCGGAACAACCTGGCGGACAAGGGCATTGAGGTACCGTCCTTTCCGGATTTCTGGGAGGCGGGTGGGTTCCAGCTGCCGAACGACGAGTCCGATCGAACGTTGTGGGCCGACTTCCGGGCGGACCCCGTGACGCATCGGCTCGCGACCCCGAGCGGAAAGATCGAAATCACTTCCGCGCGGGTGGCGTCGTTCGGGTACGACGACTGTCCCGGCCATCCGGTGTGGCTGGAGCCGGTCGAGTGGCTCGGGGGCGAGCGCGCCAGCCGCTTTCCGCTGGTCCTCATCGCGAACCAGCCCCATACGCGCCTGCACAGCCAGCTCGATGTCGGCGCGGTCAGCCAGGCGGCGAAGGTCGCCGGCCGTGAGGCGGTTCGGCTGCACCCCGGGGACGCTGCACGTCGAGACATCGGCGAGGGAGACCTGGTGCGGGTCTTCAACGACCGTGGCGCGTGCCTGGCGGGAGCCGTGCTCACCACGGATCTTCGGCCCGGCGTGGTGCAACTGCCGACCGGCGCCTGGTTCGATCCCCGCGGGTCGCTGTGCGTCCACGGCAACCCCAACGTGCTGACGGCCGATCTGCCGTCGTCGCGGCTGTCCCAAGGATGCACGGGGCAGCATGTGCTGGTCGAAATCGAGCGGTTCACGGGCGAGCCACCGGGCATTTCGGTGAAGCGGCCACCGGTCATCTCGCGTGCTCGCGAGATGTAG
- a CDS encoding purine-cytosine permease family protein, which produces MDRTGLTAEVFGGRMPTRSGDLVLESHGIMPVPAGNRFGRPVRLLTVFFAPNLTMTAVFSGALGGALGLGFGTGLVALLLGTVIGAVPVAYLATWGPVTGTAQLPMARLPFRRTVALPGLVQWFNSIAWDALVGLFGGEALAQLSGMPFWLAVAIILLLQCAVGVLGYEVIHRVQAVMTAVTAVFFVVLTVKLLGGHPVVTSDSVSGGDLAGAFVLFSTIALSLSISWASYASDFSRYLPPTTSRPQAFVYTLLGLTLSFGWGEAIGLAAGATISSQTTEGISTLLGGGVLGTIALVVIALTAISSNAMNDYSGSLALQTIGVRLRRPVSAVVVTVIAFALIMWMHGGDLASKFEDVLLVIGYWIPPFVGVVVLDWWSRTRRGRRFDVLTEAAATQPGWLALVAFLLGCASVVPFMNTSVFTGPVAAAAHGADLAYYVGLVVSGTAYALLRLAPAARRDQPEQHADASG; this is translated from the coding sequence ATGGACAGGACAGGGTTGACCGCGGAGGTGTTCGGCGGGCGGATGCCGACCAGGTCCGGCGATCTCGTGCTCGAATCCCACGGGATCATGCCGGTGCCGGCCGGGAACCGGTTCGGACGGCCGGTGCGCCTGCTCACGGTGTTCTTCGCCCCCAACCTCACGATGACCGCCGTGTTCTCGGGCGCCCTCGGCGGCGCGCTCGGGCTCGGGTTCGGAACCGGACTGGTGGCGTTGCTGCTGGGCACGGTCATCGGGGCCGTGCCGGTCGCCTACCTCGCGACGTGGGGACCGGTGACCGGGACGGCGCAGCTGCCGATGGCGAGGTTGCCGTTCCGCCGGACCGTGGCGCTACCCGGCCTGGTTCAGTGGTTCAACTCGATCGCGTGGGACGCGCTCGTCGGGCTGTTCGGCGGCGAGGCGCTCGCCCAGCTGAGCGGCATGCCGTTCTGGCTTGCGGTGGCGATCATCCTGCTGCTGCAGTGTGCCGTGGGCGTCCTCGGGTACGAGGTGATCCACCGGGTGCAGGCCGTGATGACGGCGGTGACCGCGGTGTTCTTCGTGGTCCTGACGGTGAAGCTGCTCGGTGGGCATCCGGTCGTGACGTCCGACTCGGTGTCCGGCGGGGACCTCGCCGGAGCGTTCGTCCTGTTCAGCACCATCGCCTTGAGCCTGTCGATCTCGTGGGCGAGCTACGCGTCGGACTTCAGCCGGTACTTGCCGCCGACGACGTCCCGGCCGCAGGCGTTCGTGTACACGCTGCTCGGACTCACCCTGTCCTTCGGGTGGGGTGAGGCGATCGGGCTCGCGGCCGGGGCAACGATCAGCAGCCAGACCACGGAAGGGATCAGCACCCTGCTCGGTGGCGGGGTACTGGGCACGATCGCACTGGTTGTGATCGCACTGACCGCGATTTCGTCGAACGCGATGAACGACTACAGCGGCTCGCTCGCGCTGCAGACGATCGGCGTACGGCTGCGGCGACCGGTGTCGGCCGTCGTGGTGACCGTGATCGCGTTCGCGCTGATCATGTGGATGCACGGCGGCGACCTGGCGTCCAAGTTCGAGGACGTGCTGCTGGTGATCGGTTACTGGATCCCGCCGTTCGTCGGGGTCGTCGTCCTGGACTGGTGGAGCCGGACGCGGCGGGGACGGCGGTTCGACGTGCTGACCGAAGCGGCTGCAACGCAGCCGGGGTGGCTGGCCCTGGTCGCGTTCCTGCTCGGGTGCGCGTCGGTCGTGCCGTTCATGAACACGAGCGTGTTCACGGGGCCGGTGGCCGCCGCCGCCCATGGCGCCGATCTGGCGTACTACGTCGGTCTGGTGGTGTCCGGTACGGCGTACGCGCTGCTCAGGCTGGCGCCGGCGGCACGACGCGACCAGCCGGAGCAGCACGCAGACGCCTCGGGCTAG